Proteins from one Aspergillus nidulans FGSC A4 chromosome VIII genomic window:
- a CDS encoding tRNA methyltransferase PPM2 (transcript_id=CADANIAT00002618), with product MCPPEQPAKAMAPSKSNQAAKSAVPTKEEKSADLVMATNNSSIVSKRSVEMLYYPEPHFFCHFVKKPQRRAPLINRGYWLRMHAMEESVRRFMRESPDKPKFVLNLGCGFDPLPFILLSADRSLCSQTTFVDIDYEKLMLNKKAALREAGALTQILEDVEFGPDESAVQIRSGQYVAVGCDLKNLDKLDRVLRAEVLPAECAVLFLAEVSLTYMDVKSANAVVSWASRLSNDAQFCILEQYFPDGPSHPFAATMMEHFGKLGAPLHSIHEFPSLSDQERRFTEAGWTHAHARSLWDLWSDDEFVPAVLRTSLDSIESFDEWEEFALFASHYFLLHASTRPGTKGSKSAAATADVGPSRQAVTRSNEFRLIPNTSLPTGQRRFGALVPGGEAVIGIHSGWGRQTRVADTDVYKTSKDNIDSHARFPSSNDISARLCHTITAFSDDGDCLLVGGRTSPASALQDTWVRKNNVWQAGSSLPLARFRHCATRVTLGSDRSSGSVLIYGGKTSDGTTLDTWLLWNDNGEGWSSVTVRTMNDAPAPKARFGACLASIDSTNGLLFGGIGPDGTILEDFWTWKLYEEADGSLCMELTDQTGSLRNIALGFDILPRFGATVSSTAQGLVVSGGIIPRRVVPFDGEILLLDSATLLDCIKNGLPLTTPILSTIGLDAGFTGPRPLLVGHVSHAISTDQVLLLGGGAVCFSFGTFWTRGTWMLCPVGERAVNDWALVCENVEKPTKAKAAAQIPAKTKKQKASKKYKPEKYKSTTKVTPIRRVTVESADEFQQILEDAQPVIIESADIGPCTELWTKEYLVNTVGSDRKVIVHAAETETMSFRTKNFKYESKTFGTFMDEVHAGGRQYLRSISEKQPAKLPANLAADFPSLSSDFRLPEALKTVVENAHSSPLRISGPVTLWLHYDVMANVLCQIQGEKRLILYPPSDVPHLDVPAGASSSNINVFQNRADGAIALIPHTSPHEARLKRGDILFIPPLWLHTAAPTGKVSVAVNVFFRNLSQGYALGRDVYGNRDVQAYEKGRKDLEKLVKSFSGLPPDMARFYLLRLADELQETAEQ from the exons ATGTGTCCTCCAGAACAGCCCGCTAAGGCGATGGCCCCCTCAAAGTCAAACCAGGCTGCGAAGTCGGCCGTTCCGACAAAGGAGGAGAAATCGGCGGATTTGGTCATGGCA ACAAACAACAGCAGTATAGTATCTAAACGCAGTGTCGAAATGTTATACTACCCAGAACCCCATTTCTTCTGCCATTTCGTCAAAAAGCCCCAGAGACGCGCTCCGTTAATAAACCGCGGATACTGGCTTCGGATGCACGCTATGGAGGAGTCTGTCCGGCGCTTCATGCGAGAATCTCCAGATAAACCCAAATTTGTCCTTAACCTAGGATGTGGATT TGATCCTCTCCCGTTTATCCTTCTCAGTGCAGATCGGTCCTTGTGTAGTCAGACAACATTCGTGGATATCGATTATGAGAAACTTATGCTCAATAAGAAGGCGGCGCTTCGAGAAGCGGGCGCTCTTACGCAGATCCTGGAGGATGTAGAGTTTGGCCCGGATGAGAGTGCTGTGCAGATACGCAGCGGGCAGTACGTTGCTGTGGGGTGTGATCTCAAGAACCTGGATAAACTAGACCGTGTGCTTAGAGCCGAGGTTCTCCCTGCGGAGTGCgctgtcctcttcctcgctgaAGTGTCCCTCACGTACATGGACGTCAAATCAGCCAACGCGGTAGTTAGCTGGGCCTCTAGACTAAGTAATG ATGCCCAATTCTGCATCCTAGAGCAATACTTCCCGGACGGCCCCAGCCACCCCTTCgcagcgacgatgatggaaCACTTCGGCAAGCTAGGAGCGCCCCTACACTCCATTCACGAGTTCCCATCCCTGTCCGACCAGGAACGCCGGTTCACAGAGGCCGGGTGGACGCATGCTCATGCACGAAGCCTCTGGGACCTCTGGTCAGACGACGAGTTCGTACCCGCCGTCCTGAGGACCTCGTTGGATTCTATCGAGTCATTTGATGAGTGGGAGGAGTTTGCGCTTTTTGCGTCGCATTATTTCCTCTTGCATGCTTCCACGAGACCAGGGACGAAGGGATCAaagtctgctgctgccacAGCTGATGTAGGTCCCAGCCGCCAGGCGGTTACTAGGTCGAATGAGTTCAGGCTCATCCCGAATACTTCTTTACCGACTGGTCAGCGGAGATTCGGTGCGTTGGTTCCTGGAGGCGAGGCGGTCATAGGTATTCATTCGGGATGGGGTCGGCAGACACGAGTCGCTGATACTGATGTATACAAGACATCGAAGGATAACATCGACTCTCATGCCCGATTCCCTTCATCGAATGATATATCTGCACGTCTATGCCACACAATAACCGCTTTCAGCGATGACGGCGACTGTCTACTTGTCGGGGGCCGGACGTCCCCCGCTTCCGCGCTCCAGGATACCTGGGTCCGCAAGAACAATGTGTGGCAAGCAGGTTCCAGCCTCCCCCTTGCTCGGTTCCGACACTGTGCGACGAGAGTCACACTTGGTTCTGATCGTAGCAGCGGCAGCGTGCTTATCTACGGCGGAAAGACCAGCGATGGTACAACGCTTGATACCTGGTTGCTGTGGAATGATAATGGAGAGGGATGGAGCTCAGTTACGGTTCGGACTATGAACGACGCACCCGCACCAAAGGCCCGGTTTGGGGCATGCTTGGCTAGTATAGATAGCACGAACGGTTTGCTATTTGGTGGTATTGGGCCCGATGGCACAATTCTAGAAGATTTCTGGACTTGGAAATTATACGAGGAAGCTGATGGGTCTTTGTGTATGGAGCTGACCGACCAAACTGGGAGCCTCAGGAATATAGCGCTGGGTTTTGACATTCTCCCACGCTTTGGGGCTACGGTAAGTTCCACGGCGCAAGGGTTGGTTGTATCTGGTGGTATCATCCCCCGGCGGGTTGTTCCCTTCGACGGCGAgattctcctcctcgactcGGCGACACTGCTCGATTGCATCAAGAATGGCTTACCATTGACCACTCCCATTCTATCTACAATTGGTCTTGACGCTGGTTTTACCGGACCACGGCCATTACTGGTCGGACACGTCTCTCACGCGATTAGCACTGATCAAGTCCTCCTTCTAGGCGGCGGCGCTGTCTGCTTTTCCTTCGGGACATTTTGGACGCGAGGGACCTGGATGTTATGTCCAGTAGGCGAACGTGCCGTTAATGATTGGGCACTGGTCTGTGAGAACGTGGAAAAGCCTACGAAGGCGAAAGCGGCCGCTCAGATACcagcgaagacgaaaaagCAGAAAGCGAGCAAAAAGTATAAACCGGAGAAGTATAAATCCACAACCAAAGTGACGCCAATCCGCCGCGTCACAGTTGAATCCGCAGACGAGTTCCAGCAAATCCTGGAAGATGCCCAGCCTGTCATCATTGAGAGTGCAGATATCGGGCCTTGCACTGAGCTTTGGACGAAGGAGTACCTCGTCAATACGGTTGGGAGTGATCGCAAG GTAATTGTCCATGCCGCTGAAACCGAGACAATGAGCTTCCGGACCAAGAACTTCAAGTATGAAAGCAAGACATTCGGAACCTTCATGGATGAGGTCCACGCCGGCGGCCGACAGTATCTGCGCAGCATCTCTGAAAAGCAGCCTGCCAAATTACCAGCCAATCTAGCTGCGGATTTCCCCAGTTTGAGCAGTGACTTTCGGCTGCCGGAGGCACTAAAGACAGTTGTCGAGAATGCCCATAGCTCTCCGTTGAGGATCTCGGGACCGGTTACGCTTTGGTTGCATTATGAC GTGATGGCAAACGTCCTCTGCCAAATTCAAGGCGAGAAACGACTTATCCTCTACCCGCCAAGCGACGTGCCGCACCTTGACGTTCCGGCTGGCGCGTCAAGTTCTAATATCAATGTATTCCAGAACCGCGCGGACGGAGCGATAGCTTTGATACCGCACACGTCGCCTCACGAGGCGCGTCTCAAGCGTGGCGATATTCTCTTCATTCCTCCCTTGTGGCTGCATACGGCCGCCCCAACAGGGAAGGTGAGCGTCGCGGTTAACGTCTTTTTTCGCAACCTGTCGCAAGGGTATGCGCTTGGACGAGATGTGTACGGGAACCGCGATGTACAAGCTTATGAGAAGGGTAGGAAAGACCTCGAGAAGTTGGTAAAGTCGTTTAGCGGCCTGCCGCCGGATATGGCTCGGTTCTATCTATTGCGGCTTGCGGATGAATTGCAGGAAACGGCTGAACAGTAA
- a CDS encoding phosphoinositide binding protein atg18 (transcript_id=CADANIAT00002619), giving the protein MTMNFVTFNQDYSYLAVATSKGFRIFTTDPFAKSYETKDGNIAIIEMLFSTSLVALILSPRRLQITNTKRQSTICELTFPTTVLAVKLNRKRLVIVLEDQIYLYDIQTMKLLYTIETSPNPNALCALSPSSENCYLAYPLPQKAAPSSFNPPAHAPPGNTHVSPTSGEVLIFDTLKLEAINVIEAHRSPLACITLNSDGTLIATASDKGTIIRVFSVPDGHKLYQFRRGSIPSRIFSMSFNTTSTLLCVSSSTETIHLFKLSQPSQLQETSSANTSSTGRRRSLSSLSQSPEREATEEDNGSSDLASRKHNGTLMGMLRRTSQNVGGAFAAKVGGYLPKGVSEMWEPARDFAWIKIPKPNQGQGPNANTGPLRSVVAMSSNTPQVMVVTSDGNFYVFSIDLSKGGEGTLTKQYSVLESNDRLGYSVADY; this is encoded by the exons atgacgatgaactTTGTGACATTCAACCAGGACTATAGCTACCTGGCTGTAG CGACCTCCAAGGGATTTCGTATATTCACCACTGATCCCTTCGCGAAAAGCTACGAGACCAAAGATGGcaatatcgccatcatcgAGATGCTCTTCTCGACGTCTCTTGTGGCCCTCATCCTCTCACCTCGTCGTCTCCAGATCACAAATACTAAG CGACAATCTACAATATGCGAGTTGACTTTTCCAACGACTGTGCTCGCCGTGAAACTGAATCGAAAACGGCTTGTCATTGTCCTTGAGGACCAGATCTACCTCTATGACATTCAAACTATGAAGTTACTATATACGATCGAGACTTCACCGAACCCCAATG CACTATGCGCGCTATCCCCATCCTCGGAAAACTGCTATCTTGCCTATCCTCTCCCCCAAAAGGCGgccccttcttctttcaaTCCGCCCGCTCATGCTCCGCCGGGCAACACGCATGTATCCCCGACAAGTGGCGAGGTTCTCATCTTTGACACCTTGAAATTAGAAGCCATCAACGTGATCGAGGCACATCGGTCGCCGTTGGCATGTATCACGCTCAACAGTGACGGCACCCTGATTGCAACCGCTTCAGACAAGGGAACCATCATTCGAGTCTTCTCCGTGCCAGACGGCCATAAGCTATACCAGTTCCGACGCGGCTCAATACCATCGAGGATCTTCAGCATGTCCTTCAACACCACATCGACCCTCCTCTgcgtctcctcctccaccgagaccatccatctcttcaagcTGTCGCAGCCATCCCAGCTTCAAGAAACCTCTTCAGCGAACACCTCATCTACCGGACGACGACGGAGCCTGAGCTCGCTTAGCCAGTCTCCGGAAAGGGAGGCCACGGAGGAAGACAACGGTTCCTCAGATCTAGCGTCCCGAAAGCACAATGGAACACTAATGGGTATGCTCCGCCGCACATCGCAAAACGTCGGCGGTGCATTTGCGGCGAAGGTTGGCGGATACCTACCCAAAGGCGTCAGCGAGATGTGGGAACCAGCGCGTGATTTCGCTTGGATCAAGattcccaagcccaaccaGGGCCAGGGTCCAAATGCGAACACGGGTCCGCTACGGAGTGTTGTCGCGATGAGCAGCAACACACCCCAGGTCATGGTAGTCACTAGTGACGGCAACTTCTATGTCTTCAGCATTGATCTATCCAAGGGTGGCGAGGGGACGTTGACGAAACAATACTC GGTCCTCGAATCCAATGACAGACTGGGATACTCAGTCGCTGATTACTGA
- a CDS encoding mismatch repair ATPase MLH1 (transcript_id=CADANIAT00002620) gives MEPGMDIDVPEARGTKRPIDDTEGPRKPRKIRALDPDVVNKIAAGEIIVAPMHALKELIENAVDAGSTSIEILVKEGGLKLLQITDNGHGIDRDDLPILCERFTTSKLKEFEDLSSIATYGFRGEALASISHIAHLTVTTKTADSSCAWRAHYADGKLVPPKPGQSAAPKATAGRGGTQITVEDLFYNVPTRRRAFRSASEEYAKILDVVGRYAVHCSGVAFSCRKHGDAGVSISTAVALNTIDRIRQIHGSAVANELVEFSVKDEKLGFTSSGLVTNANYHVKRTTILLFINHRSVESTAIKRAVEQTYASFLPKGGHPFVYIDLEIEPHRLDVNVHPTKREVNFLNEDEIIDNICAEIRSKLSQVDSSRTFLTQTLLPSIQTPKRSSQVQDADAAPKTPAPTKKPYENSLVRTDSRVRKITSMLSPATSQPPSATLNLEGQLENTQTVLDDGLIYTTTDREPLKIALTSVKNLRAAVRSSMHQSLTETIASHTYVGLVDVNRRIAAVQAGVKLYLIDYGMFCAEFFYQLGLTDFGNFGTIQLEPPPKLIDLLHIAAESELQQASEDYEEKREIFSAAPELVAKTLIDRREMLSEYFSIQISDDGYLLTIPLLLKGYVPCLGKLPRFLLRLGPYVDWTSEEECFRTFLAELAAFYTPEQLPRMPPSEELRAESRASQGHSDAGDADADAENEFVSKRRVQLASALEHVIFPALRARLVATTKLLRGAVEVADLKGLYRVFERC, from the exons ATGGAGCCTGGAATGGACATCGACGTCCCCGAGGCTCGGGGCACGAAACGGCCCATTGATGATACTGAGGGTCCTCGTAAACCCAGAAAGATCAGA GCGTTAGACCCAGATGTCGTGAACAAAATTGCGGCAGGGGAAATCATTGTTGCCCCGATGCATGCACTTAAAGAGTTGATAGAGAACGCAGTCGATGCCGGATCGACTTCGATTGAGATTCTTGTGAAGGAAGGGGGTCTCAAACTGCTTCAAATTACAGATAATGGTCACGGGATTGAT CGCGATGACCTTCCCATTCTCTGCGAGAGGTTCACTACTTCGAAGCTAAAGGAATTTGAGGACCTTTCGTCAATAGCCACATATGGGTTTCGTGGCGAAGCTCTGGCTAGTATCAGCCATATCGCCCATCTCACTGTCACCACGAAGACGGCTGACTCAAGCTGTGCTTGGAGAGCTCATTATGCCGATGGAAAGCTGGTCCCTCCCAAACCAGGGCAGAGCGCAGCTCCTAAGGCCACTGCGGGGCGTGGAGGGACGCAGATCACA GTCGAAGATCTGTTCTATAATGTGCCTACCAGACGCAGAGCATTTCGTTCAGCCAGCGAAGAGTACGCCAAGATCCTTGATGTAGTCGGCCGCTACGCTGTACATTGCTCTGGTGTTGCTTTTTCATGCCGTAAACATGGTGACGCTGGCGTCAGCATCTCTACGGCGGTTGCTCTCAACACCATTGACCGAATCCGCCAAATCCATGGAAGTGCAGTGGCCAACGAGCTGGTTGAGTTCAGCGTCAAGGACGAAAAGTTAGGCTTCACGTCATCTGGACTCGTCACAAATGCAAACTACCATGTCAAACGAACCACCATCCTACTCTTCATAAATCACCGCTCGGTTGAGTCCACCGCTATTAAGCGAGCCGTCGAGCAGACATACGCCAGCTTCCTACCTAAAGGCGGCCACCCTTTTGTCTACATCGACCTCGAGATTGAGCCACATCGGCTAGACGTAAACGTGCATCCCACAAAACGAGAGGTCAACTTCCTTAACGAAGACGAAATCATCGACAACATCTGCGCCGAAATCAGATCCAAGCTCTCTCAAGTTGACTCCAGCCGGACATTCCTAACCCAGACACTCCTGCCCTCTATCCAGACCCCCAAACGGTCAAGCCAAGTCCAAGACGCTGATGCAGCCCCTAAAACACCCGCCCCGACCAAAAAGCCGTACGAAAACAGCCTCGTCCGCACAGACTCCCGTGTCCGCAAAATAACCTCCATGCTCTCCCCTGCAACCAGTCAACCCCCATCCGCAACGCTCAACCTCGAGGGCCAACTGGAAAATACTCAAACCGTTCTTGACGACGGACTCATCTATACAACAACCGACCGCGAACCGCTCAAAATAGCCCTAACTTCCGTAAAAAACCTCCGTGCGGCCGTGCGGTCCTCAATGCACCAGTCTCTCACCGAAACCATTGCTTCACACACATATGTTGGCCTCGTCGACGTAAACCGCCGCATCGCAGCCGTGCAAGCCGGCGTCAAACTCTATCTTATCGACTACGGCATGTTCTGCGCCGAGTTCTTCTACCAGCTTGGTCTCACTGATTTCGGCAACTTCGGGACGATCCAGCTAGAACCGCCGCCTAAATTAATAGATCTGCTACATATAGCAGCGGAGTccgagctgcagcaagctAGCGAGGATtatgaagagaaaagggagaTATTTTCGGCCGCCCCAGAGCTCGTAGCGAAAACGCTCATTGATAGGAGGGAAATGCTCTCCGAGTATTTCTCTATCCAAATCTCAGACGACGGATACCTGCTTACTATCCCCTTATTGCTGAAGGGCTATGTCCCTTGCCTAGGTAAACTACCGCggtttctgcttcgtctcgGTCCGTACGTCGACTGGACAAGCGAGGAAGAATGTTTCCGCACGTTTTTGGCTGAGCTCGCGGCATTCTATACACCCGAGCAGCTGCCTAGAATGCCGCCATCAGAAGAATTGAGAGCCGAGTCTAGAGCTTCACAGGGGCACTCGGACGCTGGTGACGCAGACGCCGATGCAGAGAATGAGTTCGTTAGCAAGCGCAGGGTGCAGCTAGCGAGCGCGTTAGAACATGTGATCTTCCCCGCGTTGAGGGCGCGATTGGTTGCTACGACGAAGTTATTGAGGGGTGCTGTGGAGGTAGCGGACCTGAAGGGATTGTATCGGGTGTTTGAACGATGCTAA
- a CDS encoding uncharacterized protein (transcript_id=CADANIAT00002621) yields MPSSKRLFLADEELGKKDDDHRLKKHPDQRWHPKLWKRPRRRRVLLIPVILYLFYVFFKNMPTDIPPARDRLISNLPSAQHSIPDVPVPPGLTQSEPPPRVESDTNEKDGLYYEGKLQFYNLAVTLKLFSDNGGKSPPSATVFAAASLGSVSDLLPLACRMALQKKNAVHFVLMGRDDVSIEGIQRVNGQNREICPLNWHDSRMEQAVAAVLPYIRAYLQPQVLITQGETFEDQFFLRAMRTAKDHEMPTIALPRAARDLMWMANLDSHALQKWNDINVEFLIYTAPESAGSVIRLINSLTRADFLGFSPGLTIELPSQVDLELLRFLEKMKWPSGMSSKITIRRRIQSHQMSSHEASLRAVESFYPRDPTLSHVLVLSPSVELAPSFFHYLIYNILYNKYSARANVLPAKLMGISLDLPSSRLTNIDPFKQPDIEDTQSSSNSAPGALPMFLWQAPNSNAALYFGDKWLELHSFLGHRLASVANAETRSTVDETDETFIPEFYPAFMKYLLELIRAKGYYLLYPAFYNDGQFSLATFHSELFQFPEGTFNKAAAAPNFEALRASTSTERPLSKASTLMPLLGTFPQGLPDITLLPILSHRGERISDYVLNRETEQYQRQFRVHFGGCQGLEEDRVTGHLFCI; encoded by the exons ATGCCATCCTCCAAACGACTCTTCCTagcagatgaagagcttgGAAAGAAAGACGACGACCACCggctgaagaagcatccCGACCAGCGATGGCACCCAAAACTATGGAAACGtcctcgacgacgaagagTCCTTCTTATTCCCGTCATATTATATCTATTTTATGTATTCTTCAAGAACATGCCGACAGATATTCCTCCTGCTAGGGATCGGCTAATATCCAACTTGCCATCAGCGCAGCATAGTATACCTGATGTGCCTGTCCCGCCAGGGTTAACTCAGTCTGAACCTCCTCCACGCGTCGAGTCTGACACCAACGAGAAGGACGGACTATACTACGAGGGGAAATTGCAATTTTACAACTTGGCAGTTACGCTGAAGCTCTTCTCAGACAATGGCGGGAAGAGCCCTCCCAGCGCAACAGTATTCGCGGCTGCAAGCTTGGGGAGTGTGTCTGACCTGTTGCCCCTCGCGTGTCGCATGGCTCTTCAGAAGAAAAACGCGGTACACTTTGTACTAATGGGAAGAGACGATGTCTCCATCGAGGGAATCCAACGGGTCAACGGCCAGAATAGGGAGATCTGCCCGCTTAATTGGCATG ATAGTCGCATGGAGCAAGCTGTAGCTGCGGTATTGCCGTACATACGGGCGTATCTTCAACCCCAGGTCCTGATTACACAAGGGGAGACCTTCGAGGACCAATTCTTCTTGCGAGCTATGCGAACTGCTAAGGACCATGAAATGCCAACAATTGCCCTTCCTCGAGCAGCAAGAGACCTGATGTGGATGGCTAATCTTGACAGCCATGCTCTTCAAA AGTGGAATGACATCAACGTCGAGTTCCTCATTTACACAGCGCCGGAGTCTGCTGGGTCGGTTATCAGATTGATCAATTCCCTCACCCGGGCAGATTTTCTTGGGTTCAGCCCAGGCCTGACTATTGAACTTCCTTCTCAAGTCGACCTTGAACTTCTACGATTCCTTGAGAAAATGAAGTGGCCTTCTGGAATGTCTAGCAAAATCACCATTCGCCGGAGGATCCAGTCACACCAGATGAGCTCTCATGAGGCCTCTTTACGTGCGGTCGAGTCTTTTTATCCCAGAGACCCGACGTTGTCTCATGTTCTTGTGCTCTCTCCGAGCGTCGAACTCGCACCATCCTTTTTCCACTACTTGATATATAACATCTTATACAACAAATATTCAGCCAGGGCTAACGTACTACCTGCCAAACTGATGGGGATTTCCCTTGACCTTCCATCGTCGCGTCTTACCAACATTGATCCGTTCAAACAACCAGACATCGAAGACACTCAATCTTCTTCTAACAGCGCACCTGGAGCATTGCCTATGTTTTTATGGCAAGCGCCTAATAGTAACGCTGCGTTATACTTTGGAGATAAGTGGCTTGAGCTACATTCTTTTCTTGGGCATCGGCTAGCGTCTGTCGCTAATGCTGAGACTCGCTCTACCGTGGACGAAACGGACGAAACGTTTATTCCAGAGTTTTATCCTGCATTTATGAAATACCTGCTTGAGCTGATTCGTGCAAAAGGATATTATTTGCTATATCCTGCATTCTATAATGATGGGCAGTTTTCTCTCGCGACTTTCCACAGCGAACTTTTTCAGTTCCCAGAGGGGACTTTCAATaaagctgcagcagctcccAATTTCGAAGCGCTCCGTGCATCCACCTCTACCGAGAGACCTCTAAGCAAAGCTTCAACCTTGATGCCTCTGCTCGGCACGTTCCCACAAGGGCTACCTGACATCACCCTTTTACCTATACTGTCCCATCGCGGCGAGAGGATCTCTGATTATGTTCTTAATCGAGAAACAGAACAGTACCAAAGGCAATTCAGAGTACATTTTGGAGGCTGTCAGGGCTTGGAGGAAGACAGGGTTACAGGGCACTTGTTTTGCATATAA